In the Marinomonas algicola genome, one interval contains:
- the crcB gene encoding fluoride efflux transporter CrcB, with amino-acid sequence MLLTYSMVAMGGALGAVCRFALSTLINERLKTLFPFATLSINVLGSMLMGVCFVMMTERIPTLETYRPLIMVGFLGAFTTFSTFSLEIVSLIHQQAWLTALSYLLLSCFLSVLGLAIGILLTRTL; translated from the coding sequence ATGCTTTTAACGTATTCGATGGTGGCCATGGGAGGCGCTCTTGGTGCGGTATGTCGTTTTGCCTTGTCTACGCTCATTAATGAGCGCTTAAAAACGCTCTTTCCATTTGCTACGCTCAGTATTAACGTTCTTGGAAGTATGTTGATGGGTGTATGTTTTGTTATGATGACGGAGCGCATACCCACTCTCGAAACCTATAGACCACTTATTATGGTGGGATTTTTAGGGGCATTCACCACTTTTTCAACTTTTTCTTTGGAAATTGTGTCTCTAATCCATCAGCAGGCTTGGCTAACGGCATTAAGCTATTTATTATTGAGCTGCTTTTTAAGCGTTTTGGGATTGGCTATTGGTATATTGTTAACTCGAACACTTTAA